Proteins from a genomic interval of Chloroflexota bacterium:
- a CDS encoding GNAT family N-acetyltransferase, giving the protein MASRPATLDDVGLVTETLTLAFLHDPVWSVALARPDGATVHHAAYWQLYVEGALSYSTVFMTDDASAVSVWVPPDGIELSNAGEEALEQLVKATLEPAAVRAMFDLWERFAANHPHDEAHAYLSLLATHPDHRGQGIGQRLLAEDLARWDAAGVPAYLESTNPGNDHRYERAGFRRLGGFRSVLDDAPISTMWRLPQASTRVEGR; this is encoded by the coding sequence ATGGCCTCCCGTCCGGCGACGCTCGACGACGTCGGTCTGGTGACCGAGACGCTGACGCTGGCGTTCCTTCACGATCCCGTTTGGAGCGTGGCGCTCGCGAGACCTGATGGCGCAACGGTCCACCACGCGGCCTACTGGCAGCTGTACGTCGAGGGTGCGCTCAGCTACTCGACCGTGTTCATGACCGACGATGCGTCGGCCGTTTCGGTCTGGGTCCCACCCGACGGGATCGAGCTGTCGAACGCTGGCGAGGAGGCGCTCGAGCAGTTGGTCAAGGCGACGCTCGAGCCGGCCGCAGTACGCGCGATGTTCGACCTATGGGAGCGTTTCGCCGCGAACCACCCGCACGACGAGGCGCACGCCTACCTGAGCCTGTTGGCGACCCATCCCGACCATCGGGGCCAGGGCATCGGCCAGCGCCTCCTGGCGGAGGACCTGGCGCGATGGGACGCAGCAGGCGTGCCGGCTTACCTCGAGTCAACGAACCCCGGCAACGATCACCGGTATGAGCGCGCCGGCTTCAGGCGGCTCGGTGGCTTCCGGTCCGTGCTCGACGACGCCCCGATTTCGACGATGTGGCGTCTGCCACAGGCCTCGACACGGGTCG